Genomic DNA from Streptomyces sp. AM 2-1-1:
GATCACGTTGCCCGGCCGGTCGACGCGGGCGGTGCCGGCGTAGTGGTGGACGGCCACCATCAGGGCCGCGACCAGGCGGATACCGTCGATGGCGTACAACCGACGGCCCGCCCGGGCGGGGGCGGCTGCGTGCCTGCCGCCCCCGCCCGGTCCCTGCTGCGGGAGGCCGGTGGTGGTCACCGCCTCGATCCCGGCGAGCGGGGGAAGGGGATCCTGCAGCCGGCCCGTGACCCGCTGCCGTAGGGGTATCGACAATCCGCCGTCCGCGCCGCGCATCCGTATCCGACCATCCTCATCAGGGAACTCCGGGGCGGAGCGGCCACCGGACGGCGTCAGGCTACGACCGACTCATCGAACGGATGGGAACAGAATCCCGAGGGGTGACATGTTTCCCGCAGTGCCCGCCCGCACGTCCCGCAACGTTCCCCGAGTGTTCACCTGGGCTCGTCGGGGCGCCGGCGACAGGGGTGGAGGGGCGGCCGGGCAGCCGGAGCAGCGCGGCGGCCCTCTCCCCGGTCCGGCTCACGGGCCCGGACCGGGCGGGGCGGCTATCGTGCGGGCGTGAACGGTCCGGAGCTCCGCCCGCTGCTCTTCCTCGACGTCGACGGCCCCCTCATCCCTTTCGGGGCGACGGCGCGGGAGTACCCGGACGGGTACCCGGTGTACCGCTCGTCCTCCGGCCGGCCGAAGGACGTCGACAACCCGCTGCTGTCGAGGATCAACCCCGCGTTCGGGCCACGACTGGAGGCGCTGGGGTGTGAGTTGGTGTGGGCGACGACCTGGATGGCCGAGGCGAACCTCGTCGTCGCGCCGTGGCTCGGACTCCCCGATCTGCCCGTCGTGGACTGGCCCGAGGACGTGGACGACGAGGACGGGCGGGGTGGTCTGCACTGGAAGACCCGCACGCTCGTGGAGCTGGCGGCCGGGCGTCCCTTCGTCTGGGTGGACGACGAGATCACGGAGACCGACCGGCGCTGGGTGGCGGACCACTGCCACGGACGCCGGCTGCTCCACCGCGTCGGTCTGACGGACGCGGACTTCGCGACGCTGGCGGCGTGGGCGGGCGCGTGAGGACGCGGGGCCGCCCCGACCGAGCGGCGTCCTCTGCCGCGCGGGTGGCGGGTGCCCGACGCCTGCGGCCTGCCCGGACCCCGGTGGGGACGACAGAGGCAGGGAGAGAGCTCCCTGCCACTCTCAACGTATAGCGCACCGGGGGGCTTGCCACAAGGCCCCCGGTGTACCGCAGAATCGCCACCTCCACCGACGGGGCGTGTGTCCGCACGCCGCGACCGCCGGTGGTCCGGCCGG
This window encodes:
- a CDS encoding HAD domain-containing protein — encoded protein: MNGPELRPLLFLDVDGPLIPFGATAREYPDGYPVYRSSSGRPKDVDNPLLSRINPAFGPRLEALGCELVWATTWMAEANLVVAPWLGLPDLPVVDWPEDVDDEDGRGGLHWKTRTLVELAAGRPFVWVDDEITETDRRWVADHCHGRRLLHRVGLTDADFATLAAWAGA